From the Marinomonas sp. THO17 genome, one window contains:
- a CDS encoding 2OG-Fe(II) oxygenase family protein, with product MTTLKAIDYTSPTAQQDFVKSLHETGFGVLKNHPIQQSLVSAIYQEWQAFFNSEDKQNFVYNKGTQDGFFPADVSETAKGHTKKDIKEYFHYYPWGQCPADKKALLAQYYSEANSLAAELLSWVESHTPADVAKNYTQSLSSMVENSDQTLLRVLHYPPLKGDEELGAIRAGAHEDINLLTVLPSANEPGLQVKAKDGSWMDVPCDFGTLIINIGDMLQEASGGYFPSTSHRVINPEGSDKTKSRISLPLFLHPKPEVVLSDRYTAQSYLHERLVELGVI from the coding sequence ATGACGACATTAAAAGCAATCGACTACACTAGCCCTACTGCACAACAAGACTTCGTTAAATCTCTGCACGAAACAGGCTTCGGGGTACTGAAAAACCACCCAATCCAACAATCCCTTGTCAGCGCGATCTACCAAGAATGGCAAGCTTTTTTTAACAGTGAAGACAAGCAAAACTTTGTTTATAACAAAGGCACTCAAGACGGATTCTTCCCTGCTGACGTTTCTGAAACGGCCAAAGGCCATACTAAAAAAGACATCAAGGAGTATTTCCATTATTACCCTTGGGGTCAATGCCCAGCGGACAAAAAAGCCTTGCTCGCCCAATATTACAGTGAAGCCAATAGCTTAGCTGCGGAACTACTGTCATGGGTCGAGTCGCACACCCCTGCGGACGTTGCGAAAAACTACACCCAGTCTCTTTCCAGCATGGTGGAAAACAGCGATCAAACCCTGCTACGTGTCTTACATTATCCTCCTTTGAAAGGTGATGAAGAGCTCGGTGCCATTCGTGCTGGCGCCCACGAAGACATTAACTTATTGACTGTTCTACCATCGGCAAATGAGCCTGGCCTTCAAGTCAAAGCCAAAGATGGCTCTTGGATGGACGTACCCTGTGATTTTGGCACTCTAATCATCAATATAGGGGATATGTTGCAAGAAGCTTCAGGCGGTTACTTTCCTTCCACGTCTCATCGAGTAATCAATCCAGAAGGATCGGATAAAACCAAATCACGTATTTCTTTACCACTATTCCTTCACCCGAAACCGGAAGTCGTATTATCCGATCGCTATACGGCACAAAGCTACTTACATGAACGCCTTGTAGAGTTGGGTGTCATTTAA
- a CDS encoding DsbA family oxidoreductase, whose protein sequence is MSSNLNIQFVSDIMCPWCVVGLGNLNKALAQLDDSVTVDISFQPFELNPNMPPEGQNIQEHIIEKYGITEQESDQNRAMIKARGQEVDFDFNFTNDSRMYNSFDAHRLLHWAGIQGKQAELKAALFKAHFTHNQDVSDYTVLANLAASVDLDLTEAKAVLEGQLYASEVREQETFWQQNGVQSVPTLIINNKYAISGGQPAEIFKDALEEIMAKESV, encoded by the coding sequence ATGAGCAGCAATCTTAATATCCAATTTGTCTCAGACATCATGTGTCCTTGGTGCGTAGTGGGTTTGGGTAATTTAAACAAAGCTCTAGCGCAGCTTGATGATTCTGTAACGGTAGATATTTCCTTCCAGCCATTTGAATTGAATCCCAATATGCCGCCAGAAGGACAAAATATCCAAGAACATATTATTGAAAAATATGGCATCACTGAACAAGAATCCGACCAAAACCGCGCCATGATCAAAGCCCGTGGTCAAGAAGTGGACTTTGATTTCAATTTTACCAACGACAGCCGCATGTATAATTCGTTTGATGCGCATCGCCTACTTCATTGGGCAGGCATTCAAGGCAAGCAAGCGGAGCTAAAAGCAGCGCTGTTTAAGGCACACTTTACTCACAACCAAGACGTGAGTGATTACACTGTGCTAGCCAATCTAGCTGCCAGTGTGGATTTAGATTTAACGGAAGCCAAAGCCGTATTAGAAGGTCAGTTGTATGCCAGCGAAGTACGTGAACAAGAAACCTTCTGGCAACAAAATGGCGTTCAATCTGTTCCAACCCTAATCATCAATAATAAATACGCGATTTCCGGCGGACAGCCGGCAGAGATATTTAAAGACGCATTAGAAGAAATCATGGCAAAAGAAAGCGTATAA